One stretch of Candidatus Omnitrophota bacterium DNA includes these proteins:
- a CDS encoding phosphoglucomutase/phosphomannomutase family protein yields the protein MGGIKFGTDGWRAVISDDFTFDNVKKVAQAVADFVNNDCGDLKVKERKIVVGYDTRFLSDKYAELMACVFGANGVKTVLSDRPTPTPSVSFAIKNRGYVGGIMITASHNPARYNGIKYKAYYGGSAGPEVTKKFESYLGKNEIKYKGLDELKSSGLVEIDDIITKHLGFIKSYADLKLIKNSKLKVLVDSMYGTGNDYIAMLLKGGKCKVDIIHNEKNPGFGGINPEPILPNLKELAEKTKKGKYDIGLATDGDADRLGVALPNGKLLTGHKVMSVLLLHLLEDKKVRGGVIQTICGTFLIDKICKKYGLKMYETAVGFKYICELMLKEDILIGGEETGGVAFKNSIPERDGILSGLLILEMMAMRKKKMLDILKSIDKEYGTYEYKRLDLKYPDDKKPKLMASLSANPPKDILGKPVVEIKTTDGYKFICKDRSWLMLRLSGTEPILRVYAEAPTEKEALEIIDFGKRKAYSV from the coding sequence ATGGGTGGTATAAAGTTTGGCACGGACGGGTGGAGGGCTGTAATAAGCGATGATTTCACATTCGATAATGTCAAAAAGGTGGCGCAGGCTGTGGCCGACTTTGTTAATAACGACTGCGGGGACCTGAAGGTGAAGGAGAGGAAGATAGTTGTCGGATACGACACGAGATTCCTTTCGGATAAATACGCCGAGCTCATGGCCTGTGTATTCGGCGCCAACGGCGTGAAGACCGTATTGTCCGACAGGCCGACGCCGACGCCCTCGGTCAGTTTCGCCATTAAAAACAGGGGATATGTTGGCGGTATAATGATAACCGCGAGCCACAACCCGGCCAGATATAACGGCATAAAATACAAGGCCTATTACGGCGGTTCGGCGGGTCCCGAGGTCACAAAGAAGTTCGAGTCCTATCTGGGCAAGAACGAGATTAAATATAAAGGGCTGGATGAGTTAAAGTCGAGCGGGCTCGTCGAAATAGACGATATCATCACAAAGCATCTTGGGTTCATCAAAAGTTATGCCGACCTGAAATTAATTAAGAACAGCAAGCTGAAGGTCCTCGTGGATTCCATGTACGGCACCGGTAACGATTACATAGCGATGCTCCTAAAAGGCGGCAAGTGCAAGGTGGATATAATACATAATGAGAAGAATCCGGGTTTCGGAGGGATAAATCCCGAACCGATACTGCCGAACCTGAAAGAGCTTGCCGAAAAGACCAAAAAAGGCAAATACGATATAGGCCTTGCTACCGATGGCGACGCCGATAGGCTGGGGGTGGCGCTTCCAAACGGTAAACTGTTGACCGGGCATAAGGTGATGTCCGTATTGCTTCTGCATCTATTGGAAGACAAGAAAGTGCGCGGCGGAGTAATACAGACGATCTGCGGCACGTTCCTGATCGATAAGATCTGCAAGAAATACGGCCTTAAGATGTATGAGACGGCTGTCGGATTTAAATATATCTGCGAGCTTATGCTGAAAGAGGATATCCTGATAGGCGGCGAAGAGACCGGCGGCGTGGCGTTTAAGAATTCGATACCCGAAAGGGACGGTATCCTCTCCGGGCTTCTCATCCTGGAGATGATGGCGATGAGAAAGAAGAAGATGCTCGATATATTGAAATCCATCGACAAGGAATATGGCACCTATGAATATAAGAGGCTTGATCTGAAGTACCCTGATGATAAAAAACCCAAGCTGATGGCGAGCTTGAGCGCTAACCCGCCGAAAGATATTCTCGGTAAACCGGTAGTCGAAATAAAGACGACGGACGGGTATAAGTTCATCTGCAAGGACAGGTCATGGCTCATGTTGAGGCTCTCGGGGACAGAGCCAATTTTGAGGGTATACGCCGAGGCGCCGACGGAAAAAGAGGCGCTCGAAATAATAGATTTCGGTAAAAGGAAGGCGTATAGCGTTTAA